Proteins encoded within one genomic window of Brenneria nigrifluens DSM 30175 = ATCC 13028:
- a CDS encoding Wadjet anti-phage system protein JetD domain-containing protein, with the protein MIWLSRLESTANKHRLAAGKAVRTVKANAVLDEVLGAHSQEALRQDVPGLLSQAVTQLLEGDWRAQPKHKASWHRYWRGMNLPNIFVYEGAIVPTKTASEIAWHPWLAQRITGQLTLPIKARLQQLNTYLFHQTKGDKPLFPGLLGHRERSLLIFGDEKALDSMPPDGWKHVTLTLADMGAFRRAPPLPYESSGCRDLPAIIVENSDVYYRLCQLNRVQTHWSLVIYGAGNKVSGQAECVSQLLKVEQVKQLLYFGDLDVAGLKIAHQLHCKLLSDYDISLQLDGWLYDELILNCWVTPEGNANSERFDFESLCGWMPRFVLREMKMLLATHQRLPQEGVASLGLVI; encoded by the coding sequence ATGATCTGGCTATCCCGGCTGGAGTCGACAGCAAATAAGCACCGTCTTGCCGCCGGTAAGGCCGTCCGAACAGTTAAAGCCAATGCGGTTCTGGATGAGGTATTAGGAGCACATAGCCAAGAGGCTTTGCGCCAGGATGTTCCAGGTTTACTGAGTCAGGCCGTTACGCAACTGCTTGAAGGGGACTGGCGGGCTCAGCCTAAGCATAAAGCTAGCTGGCATCGCTACTGGCGGGGTATGAACCTACCAAATATTTTTGTTTACGAAGGTGCCATCGTCCCTACGAAAACTGCATCAGAAATAGCCTGGCATCCTTGGTTGGCGCAACGTATTACAGGGCAACTGACACTGCCAATCAAGGCACGTTTACAGCAGTTGAATACATATCTCTTTCACCAAACTAAGGGCGACAAGCCACTCTTTCCGGGCTTGCTCGGACACCGTGAGCGGTCTCTGCTAATATTTGGTGATGAAAAAGCACTGGATTCCATGCCGCCTGACGGCTGGAAGCATGTCACACTGACTTTGGCTGATATGGGCGCGTTTCGACGTGCTCCGCCTTTACCGTATGAGTCATCAGGTTGCCGCGATCTTCCGGCTATTATTGTTGAAAACTCTGATGTGTATTATCGACTTTGCCAACTTAATCGAGTTCAGACTCACTGGTCACTGGTTATTTATGGCGCGGGTAACAAAGTGTCAGGCCAAGCAGAGTGCGTGTCACAACTTCTCAAGGTCGAACAGGTAAAACAACTGCTCTATTTTGGCGATTTGGATGTGGCGGGCTTAAAAATCGCCCATCAGCTGCACTGTAAGCTACTTAGCGATTACGATATCAGCCTGCAATTGGATGGGTGGCTCTATGATGAGCTGATCTTAAATTGCTGGGTGACGCCTGAAGGAAATGCCAACAGCGAACGGTTTGATTTTGAGTCGCTGTGTGGTTGGATGCCGCGCTTTGTTTTACGAGAAATGAAGATGCTGCTCGCGACCCATCAGCGTCTGCCTCAAGAGGGGGTGGCATCTTTGGGTTTGGTCATATAG
- a CDS encoding WYL domain-containing protein, whose product MYYSTFLEKHKTSLSHAQWLRLRYIERQLLWERKVTSRMIAEEFGVSAQQARTDLRTYLEVAPGNAFEQGGGRKGYFPSATFVPVLLGDNDLIWRATAEFQSPQTAHAQEIPLIHRAVHSRTLAIFLSAIEQRGQVQVAYASMENPEGTSRTLTPTVIITVNGRQHVRAYDWGSSTFKDFVLARFLGLPELIVPAAAPPREDTAWEIAIPVRFIVNPALSKAQQEVIKRDYILEPREFSIRAPMIFYLCPENNLPKTDDEYAQATDPSGQGPFVYPVLAVHTQTGEPIHKYRHAGER is encoded by the coding sequence ATGTATTACTCAACGTTTCTTGAGAAACACAAAACATCCCTCAGCCACGCACAGTGGTTGCGCTTGCGCTATATCGAGCGCCAGCTACTGTGGGAGCGAAAAGTCACTTCACGCATGATTGCTGAAGAGTTTGGTGTCTCAGCGCAGCAAGCCCGTACCGACTTACGAACCTACCTTGAGGTAGCGCCAGGTAATGCTTTCGAGCAGGGAGGTGGCCGAAAGGGATATTTTCCCAGTGCGACATTTGTGCCTGTTTTGCTGGGAGACAACGACCTAATATGGCGTGCGACGGCCGAGTTTCAATCGCCACAAACGGCTCACGCGCAGGAAATTCCACTCATACATCGCGCAGTGCATAGCCGCACACTGGCAATTTTTTTGTCAGCGATCGAGCAGCGGGGCCAGGTGCAAGTGGCCTATGCGTCAATGGAAAACCCGGAAGGCACGTCCCGTACACTGACCCCTACGGTTATTATCACCGTCAATGGGCGTCAGCATGTACGTGCCTATGACTGGGGCAGTTCGACGTTTAAGGACTTTGTTTTGGCGCGATTTCTGGGCTTACCGGAACTGATTGTCCCAGCGGCAGCCCCACCGCGTGAAGACACTGCGTGGGAGATCGCGATCCCTGTACGTTTTATTGTCAACCCAGCTCTAAGCAAGGCGCAGCAGGAGGTGATTAAGCGGGACTACATACTCGAACCACGTGAGTTCAGTATTCGCGCACCGATGATTTTTTATTTGTGCCCCGAGAACAATCTGCCTAAAACCGACGATGAATATGCACAGGCTACTGATCCCAGTGGTCAAGGCCCCTTTGTCTATCCAGTTCTTGCTGTACATACCCAAACAGGTGAGCCTATTCACAAATACCGCCATGCAGGCGAGAGATAG
- a CDS encoding Fic/DOC family protein: MSKYELNSAEERYQPGSGDLVLANKLGIIDEQEMEALESGLLLMLYEQLFIEGQPPAALAFEHINGWHRQWLGNVYDWAGRLRNANLTKDGFQFAAADRIPLLLDGFEKQYLSRSGELKSLARPELVRYLAECHVEFILIHPFREGNGRLSRLLCDVLSVLAGKGLLDYSLWDEHKAFYFKAIQAGVSGNYSPMMQLVGDILPD; the protein is encoded by the coding sequence TTGTCAAAATATGAGCTTAATTCAGCAGAAGAGCGGTATCAGCCGGGCTCTGGTGACCTGGTGCTTGCTAATAAACTGGGGATCATTGATGAACAGGAAATGGAGGCGCTGGAGTCTGGCCTACTGCTAATGCTTTATGAACAGCTATTTATCGAAGGCCAGCCGCCTGCGGCGCTGGCTTTTGAGCACATCAATGGGTGGCATCGCCAATGGTTGGGGAATGTGTATGACTGGGCAGGAAGATTACGCAATGCCAACCTGACTAAAGACGGTTTTCAGTTTGCCGCTGCCGACAGGATTCCGCTTCTTCTTGATGGTTTCGAGAAGCAGTATCTTTCCCGGTCTGGTGAGCTGAAATCCCTGGCTCGTCCTGAGCTGGTTCGTTATCTGGCTGAATGCCATGTGGAATTTATTTTGATCCATCCATTCAGAGAAGGTAACGGGCGTTTGTCGCGACTGCTTTGCGATGTACTGTCGGTTCTGGCGGGAAAGGGCTTGTTGGATTACAGCTTATGGGATGAGCATAAGGCTTTTTACTTCAAGGCAATACAAGCAGGCGTATCAGGGAACTACAGTCCCATGATGCAACTGGTGGGCGACATCTTGCCAGATTAA
- the spy gene encoding ATP-independent periplasmic protein-refolding chaperone Spy translates to MRKFTALLVASSLALGMTGIAHANDAPKGHGHPEARISKDGKGPRGPHHEALFKELNLTEAQKQQVKEILRASHDDARKSILEERREIHSLIASDTFDAAKAQAQLDKADAARKAQQLSRLETQNKIYNILTPEQKKQYNDNFEKRLTQLPKPDAKPLPAE, encoded by the coding sequence ATGCGTAAATTCACAGCACTGCTGGTGGCTTCTTCCTTGGCACTGGGAATGACGGGTATTGCTCATGCGAATGACGCGCCCAAAGGTCATGGTCATCCGGAAGCAAGAATATCGAAAGACGGAAAAGGCCCCCGCGGTCCGCACCATGAGGCGCTGTTCAAAGAGCTGAACCTGACCGAGGCCCAGAAACAGCAGGTGAAAGAGATTTTGCGGGCTTCTCATGACGATGCGCGTAAATCCATATTGGAGGAACGCCGTGAAATCCACAGTCTGATCGCCTCCGATACTTTTGACGCGGCAAAGGCGCAGGCGCAGTTGGATAAGGCAGACGCCGCTCGCAAGGCGCAGCAGCTGAGCAGACTGGAAACCCAGAATAAGATTTATAATATTCTGACGCCTGAGCAGAAGAAACAGTACAACGACAATTTCGAAAAGCGTCTGACTCAATTGCCAAAACCGGACGCTAAACCCTTGCCGGCTGAGTAA
- a CDS encoding NADPH-dependent 2,4-dienoyl-CoA reductase: MAAYPNLFSPLDLGFTTLKNRVVMGSMHTGLEEHPDGTQRLSAFYRERALGGVGLIVTGGIAPNPKGAVVKGGASLHDASQLAHHRALTQAVHAAGGKIALQILHAGRYSYQPQPLAPSALQAPISPFVPLAMNRQEIERTIADFARCAALARRAGYDGVEIMGSEGYLINQFLVARTNRRDDEWGGDFQRRSRFALEIVRAVRRITGPAFIIIYRLSMLDLVADGSSWQEIEQLAQAVESAGANLINTGIGWHEARIPTVATLVPRGAFGWVTQRLMGKVGIPLIAANRINDPAVAEQLLAAGCADMISMARPFLADAELVNKAAAGHADEINTCIGCNQACLDRIFIGELTSCLVNPRACHETVLPLTPAQVAKRLAVVGAGPAGMAFAVNAAGRGHRVTLFESAAHIGGQFDLARQIPGKDEFNQTLRYYRRQLALNKVTLRLGVRAGVDDLADFDEVILASGIMPRIPAIDGIDHPMTLSYLDVLRDKKPVGRRVAIIGAGGIGFDTAHYLSQPPQADFYAEWGIDRRLRHRGGLLGNHAHTLPQRREITLLQRKAGKPGANLGKTTGWIHRTSLLRHGVTMLESVRYQRIDDDGLHIVHQGQARCLPVDNVIICAGQEPCRELYLPLQAAGRRVHLIGGADVALELDARRAIEQATRLALGI, translated from the coding sequence ATGGCTGCCTACCCTAATCTGTTTTCGCCGCTCGATCTGGGATTCACCACGCTAAAGAACCGGGTCGTTATGGGTTCGATGCATACCGGTCTGGAGGAGCATCCCGACGGTACGCAAAGGCTGTCGGCCTTCTACCGCGAACGGGCGCTGGGCGGCGTGGGCCTGATTGTCACCGGCGGTATCGCGCCCAACCCCAAAGGCGCGGTGGTAAAAGGCGGGGCGTCGCTGCACGATGCGTCGCAGCTTGCCCACCACCGGGCGCTGACGCAGGCGGTTCACGCGGCGGGAGGAAAGATCGCCCTGCAAATTCTCCATGCCGGTCGCTACAGCTACCAGCCGCAGCCGCTGGCGCCTTCCGCGCTTCAGGCGCCCATCAGTCCGTTTGTGCCACTGGCCATGAACCGGCAAGAGATTGAGCGGACCATCGCTGATTTTGCCCGTTGCGCCGCGCTGGCCCGGCGGGCGGGCTACGACGGCGTGGAAATTATGGGTTCGGAAGGCTACCTGATTAACCAGTTTCTGGTCGCCCGCACCAACCGGCGTGACGACGAATGGGGCGGCGATTTTCAACGCCGCAGCCGTTTTGCACTGGAGATCGTCCGGGCGGTGCGTCGGATAACCGGCCCCGCGTTTATCATCATCTATCGTTTGTCGATGCTCGATCTAGTCGCCGACGGATCAAGCTGGCAGGAGATTGAGCAGTTGGCGCAGGCCGTGGAAAGCGCTGGCGCCAACCTGATCAATACCGGCATCGGCTGGCATGAAGCCCGCATCCCCACCGTAGCCACCCTGGTGCCGCGCGGCGCCTTTGGCTGGGTAACCCAACGGCTGATGGGAAAAGTCGGCATTCCGTTAATTGCCGCCAATCGCATCAACGATCCCGCCGTGGCGGAACAGCTACTCGCCGCCGGCTGCGCCGATATGATTTCGATGGCGCGCCCCTTTCTGGCCGATGCGGAGCTGGTGAACAAGGCCGCGGCAGGCCACGCTGATGAAATCAACACCTGCATTGGCTGTAACCAGGCCTGTCTGGATCGGATCTTTATCGGCGAGCTGACCTCTTGTCTGGTAAACCCGCGCGCCTGTCACGAAACCGTTTTGCCGCTGACGCCGGCGCAAGTCGCGAAACGGCTAGCCGTGGTGGGCGCCGGCCCGGCCGGTATGGCGTTTGCGGTGAACGCCGCCGGGCGCGGCCACCGGGTCACGCTGTTTGAATCCGCCGCGCACATCGGCGGGCAGTTCGATCTGGCGCGACAAATCCCCGGCAAAGACGAATTTAACCAGACTCTGCGTTATTACCGCCGCCAACTGGCGTTAAATAAGGTGACGCTAAGGCTGGGAGTACGCGCCGGCGTGGACGACCTGGCCGATTTCGACGAGGTGATCCTGGCCAGCGGCATCATGCCGCGCATACCGGCGATTGATGGGATCGATCACCCCATGACGTTAAGCTATCTGGACGTGCTGCGTGATAAAAAACCGGTCGGGCGGCGGGTGGCCATTATCGGCGCCGGCGGCATCGGTTTCGATACCGCCCACTATCTCAGCCAGCCGCCACAGGCCGACTTTTATGCCGAATGGGGCATCGACCGCCGGCTGCGCCATAGAGGCGGCCTGCTGGGCAACCACGCTCATACGCTTCCCCAACGCCGGGAGATAACCTTATTGCAGCGTAAAGCAGGAAAACCCGGCGCCAATCTGGGTAAAACCACCGGCTGGATCCATCGAACCAGTTTACTGCGCCACGGGGTGACTATGCTGGAGAGCGTGCGCTATCAACGCATTGATGATGATGGATTGCACATTGTGCATCAGGGGCAAGCGCGCTGCCTGCCGGTGGATAACGTCATCATCTGCGCCGGCCAGGAGCCGTGCCGCGAGCTTTACCTACCGCTGCAAGCGGCCGGGCGGCGGGTGCATCTGATTGGCGGCGCCGACGTCGCCCTGGAGCTGGATGCGCGCCGGGCGATAGAACAAGCCACCCGGCTGGCATTAGGCATCTGA
- the rlmG gene encoding 23S rRNA (guanine(1835)-N(2))-methyltransferase RlmG, translating to MSQLELETRNLTLVRYPPVADNTALQAWEAADEFLLRELSSAETAPGPRLIFNDAFGALACGLQVQSPVSISDSYMSQLATRHNLALNGFAPESVELLDSLADLPAAPALAVIKIPKTMALLEYQLRMLRKVATPQTRIIAGAKARDIHTSTLQLFERILGPTKTSLAWKKARLIHCEVADLKVSEQPLTTEWDLEDFGYRIHNHANVFSRGGLDIGARFFMQHLPRQLDGKIVDLGCGNGVIGLAALSANPDAFVSFFDESYMAIASSRMNVAINCPQDRERCGFAVNHGLSGVARDSLQAVLCNPPFHQQQAVTDNIAWQMFLDSRRCLQVGGELRIVGNRHLDYFHKLKRLFGNAELIAGNAKFVVLRAVKRAAAK from the coding sequence ATGAGCCAACTCGAACTGGAAACGCGTAATCTGACGCTGGTGCGTTATCCTCCGGTAGCCGATAACACGGCGCTGCAGGCGTGGGAGGCGGCGGATGAGTTTCTGCTGCGGGAGCTTTCATCCGCGGAAACGGCGCCCGGTCCCCGCCTGATTTTTAATGACGCTTTCGGGGCGTTGGCCTGCGGGTTGCAGGTTCAGTCGCCGGTCAGCATCAGCGATTCGTATATGAGCCAACTGGCGACGCGGCATAATCTGGCGCTGAACGGTTTTGCTCCGGAGTCGGTGGAACTGCTGGACAGCCTGGCGGATTTGCCCGCGGCGCCTGCATTGGCGGTGATAAAAATTCCGAAAACCATGGCGCTGTTGGAGTATCAGCTGCGTATGCTGCGCAAGGTGGCGACGCCGCAAACCCGCATTATCGCCGGCGCCAAAGCCCGGGACATCCATACGTCGACGCTACAGCTGTTCGAGCGCATTCTGGGGCCGACGAAAACCTCGCTGGCCTGGAAAAAAGCGCGTCTGATCCACTGTGAGGTTGCAGATTTAAAGGTGAGTGAGCAGCCACTAACCACTGAATGGGATCTGGAAGATTTCGGGTATCGCATTCACAACCACGCCAATGTTTTTTCGCGCGGCGGGCTGGATATCGGCGCTCGTTTCTTTATGCAGCATTTGCCTCGGCAACTGGACGGTAAAATCGTCGATTTAGGCTGCGGCAACGGCGTTATCGGGCTGGCGGCGTTATCCGCCAACCCGGATGCTTTCGTCAGCTTCTTTGATGAATCCTATATGGCGATAGCTTCCAGCCGGATGAACGTTGCGATTAATTGCCCGCAGGATCGGGAGCGCTGTGGTTTTGCCGTTAATCACGGACTGTCCGGCGTGGCGCGCGACAGCTTGCAGGCGGTATTGTGTAACCCTCCGTTCCATCAGCAGCAGGCCGTTACCGATAATATCGCCTGGCAAATGTTTCTTGATTCCCGCCGCTGCCTTCAGGTCGGCGGCGAGTTGCGTATCGTCGGCAACCGCCATCTGGATTACTTCCACAAGCTTAAACGTCTGTTTGGCAACGCGGAGCTGATCGCCGGCAACGCCAAGTTTGTGGTGCTGCGGGCGGTGAAAAGGGCGGCGGCAAAGTAA
- a CDS encoding TerC family protein, with product MHTIGTPWLWGSFAAIVIIMLAVDLLYQGRKGSTVMTFKQAAVWSVVWVTLSLLFNAGFWWYLDGTLGREVANTQALAFLTGYLIEKALAVDNVFVWLMLFSYFSVPPQYQRRVLIYGVLGAIVLRTLMVFGGSWLVTQFQWLLYVFGAFLLFTGIKMALAKEDDGAIGDKPLVRWLRGHLRMTDNIENDKFFVRRSGVLYATPLFLVLILVEISDVIFAVDSIPAIFAVTTDPFIVLTSNLFAILGLRAMYFLLAGVAERFSLLKYGLAVILIFIGIKMLLIDLFHIPIAISLGVVAGILAVTLLVNIWVNRRAGR from the coding sequence ATGCATACCATTGGCACGCCGTGGCTATGGGGCAGCTTTGCTGCCATTGTTATCATCATGCTGGCCGTCGACCTGCTCTATCAAGGGCGCAAAGGTTCGACGGTGATGACCTTTAAACAAGCCGCCGTATGGTCGGTTGTCTGGGTGACGCTATCCCTGCTGTTCAACGCCGGTTTCTGGTGGTATCTGGACGGCACCCTGGGGCGTGAAGTCGCCAATACGCAGGCGCTGGCCTTCCTGACCGGTTATCTGATCGAAAAAGCCCTCGCCGTCGATAACGTGTTCGTCTGGCTGATGCTGTTCAGCTATTTCTCGGTGCCGCCGCAATATCAGCGCCGGGTGCTGATTTACGGCGTACTAGGCGCCATCGTTCTGCGCACGCTGATGGTGTTTGGCGGCAGTTGGCTGGTGACCCAGTTCCAATGGCTGCTGTACGTATTCGGCGCGTTTCTGCTGTTTACCGGCATCAAAATGGCGCTGGCGAAAGAGGATGACGGCGCCATCGGCGATAAGCCGCTGGTGCGCTGGCTGCGCGGACATCTGCGCATGACCGACAACATTGAAAACGACAAATTCTTTGTTCGTCGCAGCGGCGTACTCTATGCAACGCCGCTGTTTCTGGTGCTGATACTGGTGGAAATCAGCGACGTCATTTTCGCCGTCGACAGCATCCCGGCCATCTTCGCCGTGACGACCGATCCCTTTATCGTCCTGACGTCCAACCTGTTCGCCATTTTGGGTCTGCGCGCCATGTACTTCCTGCTGGCGGGCGTGGCGGAACGTTTCTCCCTGCTGAAATACGGTCTGGCCGTCATCCTGATTTTCATCGGTATCAAGATGCTGCTGATTGACCTGTTCCATATTCCCATCGCCATTTCGCTGGGCGTCGTTGCCGGAATTCTGGCCGTCACCCTGCTGGTCAACATCTGGGTCAACCGCCGCGCGGGGCGGTAA